The genomic stretch ATGAGCGGGCGAGGACGCAAACCCCCCGCGTCGGCGGGGAACACATCCGCGATGCCGTCCCCCCGGACGACATCCTCGGATCACCTCCGCGTGTGCGGAGACCACGCCGAGCGAACGAGCACAACGGCCGCAAGCTCACGCCCGCAACGTCTCCTCCAGCACCCGCGCCAGCGACCCGGCGTCGTCCCCGGGCAGCGGCTCCCCCGCGCCGGTCGTGACGTAAAAGGCGTCCACGGCATTGGAGCCCAGCGTGCTCACGTGCATGCTCCGTACCCGTACCCCCGCCTTCTCCAGGGCCATGCCGATGCGGTGCAGCAGGCCCGGGGCGTCCTGGGCGCGGACCTCGATCACCGTGGCGTGGTGGGAGGCGGCCGGAGCCACCGTCACCCGGGGCGGCGGCGCGGTCCAGCCGCGTCGGCGGGGGTAGGCCGCGTCCCGTTCGGCGAGGCGGCCGGCGATGTCCAGGGTGCCGTCCAGGGCGCGGACGAGGTCGGCGCGCAGCCGGGTGGCCTGGGGCAGGGAGCCGTACTCGGCGGCCACCCGCCAGTTGAGCAGCAGCACCGCGCCGTCCTCGACGTCGTCCGGCAAGGTCAGGGTGCGCAGCTCGGCCGTGCGGACGGTGAGGCGGTGCACGGCGAGGACACCGGCGACGGCGGGGAGCACGGCGGGCTGGTCGGGTACGGCGATGAGCAGCTCGACGCCGAGGGGTTCCTGGGCGGTCTCCTCCTCGGTGACCGGTTCCGTCTGGGCGCGCAGCGCGAGGACTGGTCCACCGGTGCGGTAGGCCTCGATGGCCAGCCGCTCCTGCTCGGCCGTGGGCGCGGCGGGCTCCGGCTCGTCGGGGGCGTCTCCGGCGAGTACAGCGGAGACCCGCCGGACCAGGTCGGCGACGAGGGAGCCGCGCCAGGAGGACCAGGCGGCCGGTCCGGTGGCGAGGGCGTCGGCCTCCGTCAGGGCGTGCAGCAGCTCCAGGGTGCTCTGGGTGCCGACCGCCTCGGCGACCGAGCGGACGGTGGCCGGGTCGTCCAGGTCGCGGCGGGTGGCCGTCTCGATGAGCAGCAGGTGATGGCGGACCAGGAGGGACAGCACGGCCACGTCCGACCGGTCGAAGCCGATCCGCGCGGCCACGTCCTTGGCGATGATCTCGCCGGCCACCGAGTGGTCGCCGGGCCAGCCCTTGCCGATGTCGTGCAGCAGGGCGGAGACGAGAAGCAGGTCGGGGCGGCTGACGCGGCGGGTCAGCTCGGAGGCGCGGACCGCTGTTTCGATGAGGTGGCGATCGACCGTCCACACATGGACGGCATTGCGCTGCGGGCGGCAGCGGACCCGCTCCCAGTCCGGCAGCAGACGGCTGATCAGGCCCTCCGCCTCCAGTGCCTCCCACACCTCGACGGTCGGGCGGCCGGAGCCGAGCAGGGTGACCAGTTGCTCGCGGGCCTCGGCGGGCCAGGGCGTGGGCAGGGGGCGCACGGTGGCGGCCATGCGCCGTACGGCGTGCAGGGAGAGCGGNNNNNNNNNNNNNNNNNNNNNNNNNNNNNNNNNNNNNNNNNNNNNNNNNNNNNNNNNNNNNNNNNNNNNNNNNNNNNNNNNNNNNNNNNNNNNNNNNNNNNNNNNNNNNNNNNNNNNNNNNNNNNNNNNNNNNNNNNNNNNNNNNNNNNNNNNNNNNNNNNNNNNNNNNNNNNNNNNNNNNNNNNNNNNNNNNNNNNNNNNNNNNNNNNNNNNNNNNNNNNNNNNNNNNNNNNNNNNNNNNNNNNNNNNNNNNNNNNNNNNNNNNNNNNNNNNNNNNNNNNNNNNNNNNNNNNNNNNNNNNNNNNNNNNNNNNNNNNNNNNNNNNNNNNNNNNNNNNNNNNNNNNNNNNNNNNNNNNNNNNNNNNNNNNNNNNNNNNNNNNNNNNNNNNNNNNNNNNNNNNNNNNNNNNNNNNNNNNNNNNNNNNNNNNNNNNNNNNNNNNNNNNNNNNNNNNNNNNNNNNNNNNNNNNNNNNNNNNNNNNNNNNNNNNNNNNNNNNNNNNNNNNNNNNNNNNNNNNNNNNNNNNNNNNNNNNNNNNNNNNNNNNNNNNNNNNNNNNNNNNNNNNNNNNNNNNNNNNNNNNNNNNNNNNNNNNNNNNNNNNNNNNNNNNNNNNNNNNNNNNNNNNNNNNNNNNNNNNNNNNNNNNNNNNNNNNNNNNNNNNNNNNNNNNNNNNNNNNNNNNNNNNNNNNNNNNNNNNNNNNNNNNNNNNNNNNNNNNNNNNNNNNNNNNNNNNNNNNNNNNNNNNNNNNNNNNNNNNNNNNNNNNNNNNNNNNNNNNNNNNNNNNNNNNNNNNNNNNNNNNNNNNNNNNNNNNNNNNNNNNNNCCCTCGGCGAGCGGGGAGCGCTCGGCCACGGGCTTGCCGCCGCCCAGCATGGCGCGCAGGCGCGGCCGTACGGCGCGCGAACGCAGTACGCGCCCCACCTCGCGCCAGGTGACATCACTGGCGTACGAGATGACGCGTGCCGCCTCGTAGACCTGCCGCAGCAGGGTGTCGGCGTCCAGGAGGCCGAGCTCGGCCGCCACCTGGTCCTGCTCCTGGAGTGCGAGCCGGTCGGTGGCGCGGCCCGTCGCCAGGTGCAGCGCGTCCCGCACGTCGAGCAGGCGCCGGCGCGCGTCGGCAAGGCCCTCGCGCGGAGCGTCGGCGAGCCAGGAGGCGGTGACGGCGCGCAGGGCGGTGGCGTCCCGCAGGCCGCCGCGCGCCTCCTTCAGGTCGGGTTCCAGCAGGTACTGCAACTCGCCCTGCCGGTCGGCGCGTTCGGCGCAGAGTTCGTGGAGTTCGGGGAGGCGTTTGGGGGCCTGGTTGCGCCAGTCGGCGAGGACGGCCGTCCGCAGCCCGGCGGTGAGGCCGAGGTCGCCGGCGAGATGGCGGGCGTCCAGGAGACCGAGTTGGACTTTCACATCGTCTCCGGCGGTCTTCCT from Streptomyces roseochromogenus subsp. oscitans DS 12.976 encodes the following:
- a CDS encoding HD domain-containing protein; this encodes PLSLHAVRRMAATVRPLPTPWPAEAREQLVTLLGSGRPTVEVWEALEAEGLISRLLPDWERVRCRPQRNAVHVWTVDRHLIETAVRASELTRRVSRPDLLLVSALLHDIGKGWPGDHSVAGEIIAKDVAARIGFDRSDVAVLSLLVRHHLLLIETATRRDLDDPATVRSVAEAVGTQSTLELLHALTEADALATGPAAWSSWRGSLVADLVRRVSAVLAGDAPDEPEPAAPTAEQERLAIEAYRTGGPVLALRAQTEPVTEEETAQEPLGVELLIAVPDQPAVLPAVAGVLAVHRLTVRTAELRTLTLPDDVEDGAVLLLNWRVAAEYGSLPQATRLRADLVRALDGTLDIAGRLAERDAAYPRRRGWTAPPPRVTVAPAASHHATVIEVRAQDAPGLLHRIGMALEKAGVRVRSMHVSTLGSNAVDAFYVTTGAGEPLPGDDAGSLARVLEETLRA
- a CDS encoding nucleotidyltransferase domain-containing protein, producing the protein MTGTDVRTEAEDSGPSGYAAARLRLLTEGARSGPPRRAALAELTDDWLGGLFTVAARDLRGASLVAVGGYGRGELSPRSDLDLLLLHDGSDPGAVAAVADRLWYPIWDLGLALDHSVRTPGEARKTAGDDVKVQLGLLDARHLAGDLGLTAGLRTAVLADWRNQAPKRLPELHELCAERADRQGELQYLLEPDLKEARGGLRDATALRAVTASWLADAPREGLADARRRLLDVRDALHLATGRATDRLALQEQDQVAAELGLLDADTLLRQVYEAARVISYASDVTWREVGRVLRSRAVRPRLRAMLGGGKPVAERSPLAEG